In a single window of the Caulobacter soli genome:
- a CDS encoding FKBP-type peptidyl-prolyl cis-trans isomerase, protein MKLASGLVLALSLLSSPVLAQETSAPPQLSAAVDTSKTLAEGQAFLAKNAKAPGVVTTASGLQYKVTTSGPKTGPSPKLGDIVKVHYEGKLLDGTVFDSSFQRGQAAIMPADGLIPGWLEALPLMHVGDEWTLWIPANLAYGERDSGPIPANSVLVFRLQLIGMLAVD, encoded by the coding sequence ATGAAACTCGCCTCCGGCCTGGTCCTGGCCCTTTCCCTGCTGTCGAGCCCTGTCCTCGCGCAGGAGACGTCCGCGCCGCCGCAACTGTCGGCCGCCGTCGACACCAGCAAGACCCTGGCCGAGGGCCAGGCCTTCCTGGCCAAGAACGCCAAGGCGCCCGGCGTGGTCACCACGGCCTCGGGCCTGCAGTACAAGGTGACGACCTCGGGTCCCAAGACCGGCCCGTCGCCCAAGCTCGGCGACATCGTCAAGGTGCACTACGAGGGCAAGCTGCTGGACGGCACGGTGTTTGACAGCTCGTTCCAGCGCGGCCAGGCGGCGATCATGCCGGCCGACGGCCTGATCCCGGGCTGGCTGGAAGCCCTGCCGCTGATGCATGTCGGCGACGAATGGACCCTGTGGATCCCGGCCAACCTGGCCTACGGCGAACGCGACTCCGGCCCGATCCCGGCCAACAGCGTGCTGGTGTTCCGCCTGCAGCTGATCGGCATGCTGGCGGTGGATTGA
- the rutA gene encoding pyrimidine utilization protein A, which produces MEIGVFIPIGNNGWLISEAAPQYMPSFALNKEIVQKAEKYGFDFALSMIKLRGFGGKTQFWEHNLESFTLMAGLAAVTSKIKIFATAATLTIPPAIVARMASTIDSIAPGRFGINLVTGWQKAEYDQMGLWPGEGHYTDRYNYLAEYATVLRELLDTGVSNFKGKYFQMEDCRVSPHPEDTKLICAGSSNEGLAFTAQYADYSFALGKGTNTPTAFGGVNDRLKAAADKTGRDVASYILFMIIADETDEAAMAKWQAYRAGADQEALAWLTNQAAPNAAAGSTTNTAQLAAPESAVNLNMGTLVGSYESVARMLDEVAAVDGTAGVLLVFDDFVAGVENFGTKIQPLMASRAGI; this is translated from the coding sequence ATGGAAATCGGCGTCTTCATTCCGATCGGCAACAACGGCTGGCTGATCTCCGAGGCGGCCCCGCAGTACATGCCGTCGTTCGCGCTGAACAAGGAGATCGTCCAGAAGGCCGAGAAATACGGCTTCGACTTCGCTCTCTCGATGATCAAGCTGCGCGGCTTCGGCGGCAAGACCCAGTTCTGGGAGCACAATCTCGAGAGCTTCACCCTGATGGCCGGCTTGGCCGCCGTGACCAGCAAGATCAAGATCTTCGCCACCGCCGCCACCCTGACCATCCCGCCGGCCATCGTGGCGCGCATGGCTTCGACCATCGACTCGATCGCCCCCGGCCGGTTCGGAATCAACCTGGTCACCGGCTGGCAGAAGGCCGAATACGACCAGATGGGCCTGTGGCCGGGCGAGGGTCACTATACCGACCGCTACAACTACCTGGCCGAATACGCGACCGTGCTGCGCGAGCTGCTGGACACCGGGGTCAGCAACTTCAAGGGCAAGTACTTCCAGATGGAGGACTGCCGGGTCAGCCCTCACCCCGAGGACACCAAGCTGATCTGCGCCGGCTCGTCCAACGAGGGCCTGGCCTTCACCGCCCAGTACGCCGACTACAGCTTCGCCCTGGGCAAGGGGACCAACACCCCCACGGCGTTCGGCGGAGTCAACGACCGCCTGAAGGCCGCCGCCGACAAGACCGGCCGCGACGTGGCGTCGTACATCCTGTTCATGATCATCGCCGACGAGACCGACGAGGCGGCCATGGCCAAGTGGCAGGCCTATCGCGCCGGCGCCGACCAGGAAGCCCTGGCCTGGCTGACCAACCAGGCCGCCCCAAACGCCGCGGCGGGCTCGACCACCAACACCGCCCAGCTGGCCGCGCCGGAATCGGCGGTGAACCTCAACATGGGCACGCTGGTGGGCAGCTACGAAAGCGTCGCGCGAATGCTGGACGAGGTCGCCGCCGTCGACGGCACGGCCGGCGTGCTGCTGGTGTTCGACGACTTCGTGGCGGGAGTGGAGAACTTCGGGACGAAGATCCAGCCGCTGATGGCGTCGCGGGCGGGGATCTGA
- a CDS encoding fatty acid--CoA ligase encodes MSGPAVDFDRMTTLGDVARYHREVRPEATALVFEGRSTSFADFDRHTDRVAAALLAEGLTKGDRIAYVGKNSDHYFELLFGAAKAGVVLAPIGWRLAAPEIAYILGDSEARMVFVGPELMAHVQFVAELMLDQPIVIAMEPGEDGYPCFTAWRDEPRDDDVPAARVTSADIAIQLYTSGTTGRPKGAMLTHSNILTTRKLAAQADMDWNRWGPDDVSLVAMPVAHIGGTGWGVVGLINGAKGVVAREFDPTRVLDFIEKDRVSKMFMVPAALQIVVRQPRARQVDYSRLSHILYGAAPIPLDLLRECIEVFGCGFVQQYGMTETTGTVVYLPPRDHDPAGNARMRSAGLPMPGAELRILGEDGQALGPNEVGEVAVRSPANMAGYWKLPEATADTIGEDGWLRTGDAGYLDEDGYLFIHDRVKDMIISGGENIYPAEVESAVYGHPHVAEVAVIGVPDDTWGEAVKAVVALKPGAPRDPADIIAFAKGRIAGFKAPKSVDFIDALPRNASGKILRRELREPYWAGKTRRVN; translated from the coding sequence ATGTCCGGACCGGCTGTCGATTTCGATCGCATGACGACCCTGGGCGACGTCGCCCGCTATCACCGCGAGGTCCGCCCCGAGGCGACGGCCCTGGTGTTCGAGGGGCGCTCGACCAGCTTCGCCGACTTTGACCGCCACACCGACCGCGTGGCCGCCGCCCTGCTGGCCGAGGGCCTGACCAAGGGCGACCGCATCGCCTATGTCGGCAAGAACAGCGACCACTATTTCGAGCTGCTGTTCGGCGCGGCCAAGGCTGGGGTGGTGCTGGCGCCGATCGGCTGGCGGCTGGCCGCGCCCGAGATCGCCTACATCCTGGGCGACTCCGAGGCGCGCATGGTGTTCGTCGGTCCAGAGCTGATGGCCCACGTCCAGTTCGTGGCCGAGCTGATGCTGGACCAGCCGATCGTGATCGCCATGGAGCCGGGAGAGGACGGCTATCCCTGCTTCACGGCCTGGCGCGACGAGCCTCGCGACGACGACGTCCCGGCGGCGCGCGTGACCTCGGCCGACATCGCCATCCAGCTCTACACCTCGGGCACCACCGGTCGGCCCAAGGGCGCGATGCTGACCCATTCCAACATCCTGACCACCCGCAAGCTGGCCGCCCAGGCCGACATGGACTGGAACCGCTGGGGCCCCGACGACGTCAGCCTGGTGGCCATGCCCGTGGCCCATATCGGCGGAACCGGCTGGGGCGTGGTCGGGTTGATCAACGGCGCAAAGGGCGTGGTCGCCCGCGAGTTCGACCCCACCCGGGTGCTGGACTTCATCGAGAAGGACCGGGTCTCCAAGATGTTCATGGTGCCGGCCGCCCTGCAGATCGTGGTGCGCCAGCCGCGCGCCCGCCAGGTCGACTACAGCCGGCTGAGCCACATCCTCTACGGCGCCGCGCCCATCCCGCTGGACCTGCTGCGCGAGTGCATCGAGGTGTTCGGCTGCGGCTTCGTCCAGCAGTACGGCATGACCGAGACGACCGGCACGGTGGTCTATCTGCCGCCGCGCGATCACGATCCGGCCGGCAACGCCCGCATGCGCTCGGCCGGCCTGCCCATGCCCGGCGCGGAGCTGAGGATCCTAGGCGAGGACGGCCAGGCCCTGGGTCCCAACGAAGTCGGCGAGGTGGCCGTGCGCTCGCCCGCCAACATGGCCGGCTACTGGAAGCTGCCCGAGGCCACCGCCGACACGATCGGCGAGGACGGCTGGCTGCGCACCGGCGACGCCGGCTACCTCGACGAGGACGGCTACCTGTTCATCCACGACCGGGTGAAGGACATGATCATCTCGGGCGGCGAGAACATCTATCCGGCCGAGGTCGAGAGCGCGGTCTACGGCCATCCGCACGTGGCCGAGGTGGCGGTGATCGGCGTGCCCGACGACACCTGGGGCGAGGCGGTCAAGGCGGTGGTCGCCCTCAAGCCCGGCGCGCCCCGGGACCCGGCCGACATCATCGCCTTCGCCAAGGGCCGCATCGCCGGCTTCAAGGCGCCCAAGAGCGTCGACTTCATCGACGCCCTGCCGCGCAACGCCTCGGGCAAGATCCTGCGGCGCGAGCTGCGCGAGCCCTATTGGGCCGGCAAGACACGAAGGGTGAACTGA
- a CDS encoding sensor histidine kinase yields MALCLVVPATLFMALLARAEFGESRARYERQLIATTRALVLATDRQIGQGQSILQTLAVSPDLIAGDIPAFERQARAAVAGGQGWIVLLDNERQLVNTRSPPGEPPPTIGLPDYRWQTIRAGRSSVSNLVRPAKAGQFPPFVSIDMPVIVGGKLYDLAYQQPPEAFSSIFAAQSIPHSWTASIVDREASLVARSKDGDRFLGRKVSDQMRKAMTRGNEGVTLSHTLDGTATLSAFSRSSSTGWSFIVGVPRSELSRANFASVGWLTMASLVLLIIGAGAAVLVARDISASVRGLGVDAKAVAAGEEIALVPDRFREIAEVRAALHDAAHQLRTREAEELRAHQRQQLMINELNHRVKNTLFTVQSLARQSLGRPADTPGLTAFNERIMALARAHDLLTQSVWAGADLKEILEETLEPYLDRTVLAGPPAALTPNAALALSMVFHELGTNAVKYGALSAPEGTVTVVWHVDPGALHRLTLHWEERGGPTVSPPARKGFGSRLIAASLKSDLAGEARIDYRPSGLVCVLTLSLPRTGRQEGERQADI; encoded by the coding sequence ATGGCCCTGTGCCTGGTGGTTCCGGCCACGCTGTTCATGGCCCTGCTGGCCCGCGCCGAGTTCGGCGAGAGCCGGGCGCGCTATGAGCGGCAGCTGATCGCCACCACCCGCGCCCTGGTGCTGGCCACCGACCGCCAGATCGGCCAGGGGCAGAGCATCCTGCAGACCCTGGCGGTCTCGCCCGACCTGATCGCCGGCGACATCCCCGCCTTCGAACGCCAGGCCCGGGCGGCCGTGGCGGGCGGCCAGGGCTGGATCGTGCTGCTCGACAACGAACGGCAACTGGTCAACACCCGCTCGCCGCCTGGCGAGCCCCCGCCCACGATCGGCCTGCCGGACTATCGCTGGCAGACCATCCGCGCCGGCCGCTCGTCGGTCTCCAACCTGGTGCGTCCCGCCAAGGCCGGTCAGTTCCCGCCCTTCGTCTCGATCGACATGCCGGTCATCGTGGGCGGCAAGCTCTACGACCTGGCCTATCAGCAGCCGCCCGAGGCCTTCTCGTCGATCTTCGCCGCCCAGAGCATTCCCCACAGCTGGACGGCCAGCATCGTCGATCGCGAGGCCTCGCTGGTGGCGCGGTCCAAGGACGGCGACCGCTTCCTGGGTCGCAAGGTCAGCGATCAGATGCGCAAGGCGATGACTCGCGGCAACGAGGGCGTCACGCTGAGCCATACGCTGGACGGCACGGCCACGCTGTCGGCCTTCAGTCGCTCGTCGAGCACCGGCTGGTCGTTCATCGTCGGCGTGCCTCGGAGCGAGCTGAGCCGGGCCAATTTCGCGTCGGTGGGCTGGCTGACCATGGCCAGCCTGGTGCTGCTGATCATCGGCGCGGGCGCCGCCGTGCTGGTCGCGCGCGACATCTCCGCCTCGGTGCGCGGGCTGGGAGTCGACGCCAAGGCCGTGGCGGCGGGCGAGGAAATCGCCCTGGTCCCGGACCGCTTCCGCGAGATCGCCGAGGTCCGCGCGGCCCTGCATGACGCCGCCCACCAGTTGCGGACCCGCGAGGCCGAGGAGCTGCGCGCCCACCAGCGTCAGCAGCTGATGATCAACGAGCTGAACCACCGGGTGAAGAACACCCTGTTCACGGTGCAGTCCCTGGCCCGACAAAGCCTGGGCCGCCCCGCCGACACGCCTGGCCTGACGGCCTTCAACGAACGCATCATGGCCCTGGCCCGCGCCCACGACCTGTTGACCCAGAGCGTGTGGGCCGGCGCCGACCTCAAGGAGATCCTGGAGGAAACGCTCGAACCCTATCTGGACCGGACGGTGCTGGCGGGACCGCCGGCGGCCCTGACGCCCAACGCCGCCCTGGCCCTGTCGATGGTGTTCCACGAGCTGGGCACCAACGCGGTCAAGTACGGCGCGCTTTCGGCGCCCGAAGGCACGGTGACGGTGGTCTGGCACGTGGATCCCGGCGCCTTGCACCGCCTGACCCTGCACTGGGAAGAGCGCGGCGGCCCGACGGTGTCGCCGCCGGCCCGCAAGGGCTTCGGCTCGCGCCTGATCGCCGCCAGCCTGAAATCCGACCTGGCCGGCGAGGCCCGGATCGACTACCGGCCCAGCGGCCTGGTCTGCGTCCTGACCTTGTCGCTGCCTCGGACGGGCCGGCAGGAGGGCGAACGGCAGGCGGATATTTAG
- a CDS encoding M61 family metallopeptidase, whose amino-acid sequence MKTLFFTASALALSLSFGGAFAQERVPVQAPPTPPIAAAQDVAYPGVLKLSVDTTDLDRKIFQVRETIPVAKSGPMTILYPQWVPGGHSPRNDLDKMAGLVITAGGKTLPWTRDPVAVHAFHFDVPEGATEIQVSFQFLTPVKPDVGRTLVTDDMLNVQWLQLGFYPAGYYTRRIQIEPTVKLPEGWGFGTALEKASASGSTTTFKTTTFETLVDSPMFAGRYYKQVDLDPGAATPVRLNIVADKAELLDIKPEALQIHRNLVQQAYKLYGSHHYDHYDFLLALSDKLGGIGLEHHRSSENSVVPKYFTEWDKSFVGRDLLAHEYTHSWNGKFRRAADLYTPTLNEPMRDSLMWVYEGQTQYWGNVLAARSGLQTKQQGLESLAMTAALYDTRAGRNWRNVLDTTNDPIIANRKPASWTSWQRSEDYYSEGQLVWLDADTLIREKTGGKKSLDDFAKAFFGVENGSYVVLTYDFDTVVQTLNGVVPYDWATFLKTRIEGLSEHAPLDGLTRGGYKLVYTDTPTDYFKAAETKGKMVNLSYSLGITVGAGGVLSAVNWDTPAFKAGLTAGETIVAVNGTSYGDDLIKDAVKATAKADAPVVELLIKDGERYRTVKIDYHGGLRYPRLERIEGTPARLDDIYSPKK is encoded by the coding sequence TTGAAAACGCTGTTCTTTACCGCCTCCGCCCTTGCCCTTTCCCTTAGCTTTGGGGGCGCATTTGCCCAGGAGCGCGTGCCGGTCCAGGCCCCGCCGACCCCGCCGATCGCCGCCGCCCAGGACGTGGCCTATCCGGGCGTGCTGAAGCTGTCGGTCGACACCACCGACCTGGACCGCAAGATCTTCCAGGTTCGCGAAACCATCCCGGTCGCCAAGTCCGGCCCGATGACCATCCTCTATCCGCAATGGGTTCCCGGCGGCCACTCGCCCCGTAACGACCTGGACAAGATGGCCGGTCTGGTGATCACCGCCGGCGGCAAGACCCTGCCGTGGACCCGCGACCCGGTCGCCGTTCACGCCTTCCACTTCGACGTGCCCGAAGGCGCGACCGAGATCCAGGTCAGCTTCCAGTTCCTGACCCCGGTGAAGCCCGACGTCGGCCGCACCCTGGTGACCGACGACATGCTGAACGTGCAGTGGCTGCAGCTGGGCTTCTATCCGGCCGGCTACTACACGCGCCGCATCCAGATCGAGCCCACCGTGAAGCTGCCGGAAGGCTGGGGCTTCGGCACCGCCCTGGAAAAGGCCTCGGCCAGCGGTTCGACCACCACCTTCAAGACCACGACCTTCGAGACCCTGGTCGACTCGCCGATGTTCGCCGGCCGCTACTACAAGCAGGTCGACCTGGACCCCGGCGCGGCCACGCCGGTGCGCCTGAACATCGTCGCCGACAAGGCCGAGTTGCTGGACATCAAGCCGGAAGCCCTGCAGATCCACCGCAACCTGGTGCAGCAGGCCTACAAGCTGTACGGCTCGCACCACTACGACCACTACGACTTCCTGCTGGCCCTGAGCGACAAGCTGGGCGGCATCGGCCTGGAGCATCACCGCTCCAGCGAAAACAGCGTCGTGCCCAAGTACTTCACCGAATGGGACAAGAGCTTCGTCGGCCGCGACCTGCTGGCCCACGAATACACCCACTCGTGGAACGGCAAGTTCCGCCGCGCCGCCGACCTCTATACGCCCACACTGAACGAGCCGATGCGCGACAGCCTGATGTGGGTCTATGAGGGCCAGACCCAGTACTGGGGCAACGTGCTGGCCGCCCGTTCGGGCCTGCAGACCAAGCAGCAGGGCCTGGAGTCCCTGGCCATGACCGCCGCGCTCTACGACACCCGCGCCGGCCGCAACTGGCGCAACGTGCTGGACACCACCAACGACCCGATCATCGCCAACCGCAAGCCGGCCTCGTGGACCAGCTGGCAGCGCAGCGAGGACTACTATTCGGAGGGCCAACTGGTCTGGCTCGACGCCGACACGCTGATCCGTGAGAAGACCGGCGGCAAGAAGTCGCTGGACGACTTCGCCAAGGCCTTCTTCGGCGTCGAGAACGGTTCGTACGTGGTGCTGACCTACGACTTCGACACCGTGGTCCAGACCCTGAACGGCGTGGTCCCCTATGACTGGGCGACCTTCCTGAAGACCCGCATCGAGGGCCTGTCCGAGCACGCCCCGCTGGATGGCCTGACCCGCGGCGGCTACAAGCTGGTCTATACCGACACCCCGACCGACTACTTCAAGGCGGCCGAGACCAAGGGCAAGATGGTCAATCTCAGCTACTCGCTGGGGATCACCGTCGGGGCCGGCGGCGTGCTGTCGGCGGTCAACTGGGACACCCCGGCCTTCAAGGCGGGCCTGACGGCCGGCGAGACCATCGTGGCGGTCAACGGCACGAGCTATGGCGACGACCTGATCAAGGACGCGGTCAAGGCCACGGCCAAGGCCGACGCGCCGGTCGTCGAACTGCTGATCAAGGACGGCGAGCGCTACCGGACGGTCAAGATCGACTACCACGGCGGCCTGCGCTACCCGCGCCTGGAGCGCATCGAGGGCACGCCCGCGCGTCTGGACGACATCTATTCGCCGAAGAAGTAG
- the rutB gene encoding pyrimidine utilization protein B, with translation MTPDTLMLPARPEPIALPIEKTAVIVIDMQNAYASPGGYLDLAGFDISGAAAVIDKIKGVLDVARGAGMPVIYFQNGWDGDYVEAGGPGSPNWHKSNALKTMRARPELQGKLLARGTWDYELVDDLKPQPGDIQLHKTRYSGFFNSQLDSVLRSRGIRHLVFVGIATNVCVESTLRDGFFLEYFGTVLEDATHQAGPDFVQKAALYNIETFFGWVSNTTDFKGAVGQREGVA, from the coding sequence ATGACCCCTGACACCCTGATGCTGCCGGCCCGGCCCGAGCCGATCGCCCTGCCGATCGAAAAGACGGCCGTGATCGTCATCGACATGCAGAACGCCTACGCCTCGCCCGGCGGCTATCTGGACCTGGCCGGTTTCGACATCAGCGGCGCGGCGGCGGTGATCGACAAGATCAAGGGCGTGCTGGACGTGGCGCGCGGCGCGGGCATGCCGGTGATCTATTTCCAGAACGGCTGGGACGGCGACTATGTCGAGGCCGGCGGCCCCGGCTCGCCCAACTGGCACAAGTCCAACGCCCTGAAGACCATGCGCGCCCGGCCCGAACTGCAGGGCAAGCTGCTGGCGCGCGGAACGTGGGACTACGAGCTGGTCGACGACCTGAAACCCCAGCCGGGCGACATCCAGCTGCACAAGACGCGCTACAGCGGCTTCTTCAATTCCCAGCTGGACAGCGTGCTGCGCTCGCGCGGCATCCGCCACCTGGTGTTCGTCGGCATCGCCACCAACGTCTGTGTGGAATCGACCCTGCGCGACGGCTTCTTCCTGGAATATTTCGGCACGGTGCTCGAGGACGCCACCCACCAGGCCGGTCCCGACTTCGTGCAGAAGGCCGCGCTCTACAACATCGAGACCTTCTTTGGCTGGGTGTCGAACACGACGGATTTCAAGGGCGCGGTGGGGCAGCGGGAAGGCGTGGCGTGA
- a CDS encoding alpha/beta hydrolase, which produces MLVHAVALMALLISAPSAPSPDAPSAIAGGPATVSLWPRGAPGAEGRAGEPEIVENTYVRNVHSPSLTVFPADPRHANGAAIIIAPGGGHRMLVFVNEGSGPAKALNRYGVTVFVLKYRLAREAGSTYAIDRDAAADLRRAVRWVRANAAQYGVDPHRIGVMGFSAGGELVSLVADNPEPPHSQAPGPTSADPLDAVSARPDFQVLVYPGPLGVPAQAPAGAPPAFIAAGSLDACCAEPAVTLYEQLRKAGVSAELHMFADMDHGFNIAAHSESLSILHWPDRLADWLGDGGWLRPRPLVAPKPFKP; this is translated from the coding sequence ATGCTCGTCCACGCCGTCGCCCTCATGGCGCTATTGATCAGCGCCCCGTCGGCGCCGTCGCCGGACGCGCCATCGGCGATCGCCGGCGGTCCGGCGACGGTTTCGCTCTGGCCTCGCGGCGCGCCCGGCGCGGAAGGGCGCGCCGGCGAGCCCGAGATCGTGGAGAACACCTATGTGCGCAATGTCCACAGCCCGTCGCTGACGGTGTTCCCCGCCGACCCGCGCCACGCCAATGGCGCGGCGATCATCATCGCGCCTGGCGGCGGCCATCGCATGCTGGTCTTCGTCAACGAGGGCTCCGGGCCGGCCAAGGCCCTCAATCGCTACGGCGTCACCGTCTTCGTCCTGAAGTACCGCCTGGCGCGCGAGGCCGGATCGACCTACGCGATCGACCGTGACGCCGCCGCGGACCTGCGCCGGGCGGTCCGATGGGTCCGGGCGAACGCCGCGCAATATGGCGTGGACCCGCACCGCATCGGCGTGATGGGCTTTTCGGCCGGCGGAGAATTGGTTTCGCTGGTCGCCGACAACCCCGAGCCGCCCCATTCCCAGGCTCCCGGACCGACCTCGGCCGATCCGCTCGACGCGGTCAGCGCCCGTCCCGACTTCCAGGTTCTGGTCTACCCCGGCCCTTTGGGCGTCCCGGCTCAAGCCCCAGCCGGCGCCCCGCCGGCGTTCATCGCCGCCGGCTCGCTGGATGCGTGCTGCGCCGAGCCGGCCGTGACCCTCTATGAACAACTTCGCAAAGCCGGCGTGTCGGCGGAGCTGCACATGTTCGCGGACATGGACCACGGCTTCAACATCGCCGCCCATTCCGAAAGCCTGTCGATCCTCCACTGGCCCGACCGGCTGGCCGATTGGTTGGGCGACGGCGGCTGGCTGCGTCCAAGACCCTTGGTCGCCCCCAAACCCTTCAAGCCCTGA
- the rutD gene encoding pyrimidine utilization protein D: MQSGTVDGLHYELHGGPIAGRDVVLLSPGLGGSGAFWAPQMQALTARWPVLLYDHRGTGRSVRELPSGPYSVSDMAEDMVKVMDALGLQKAHVVGHAAGGNAGLALAQDHPDRVDRLVVVNGWSRPDPHIKRCFDTRLALLNNTGIAAYVHAQPLFLYPADWLSANNARLEAEEVHHIHGFPDPDVMRARIQALLDFDIDEALPSITCPVLVSASADDMLVPLACSRRLAERLPNATLDIAPWGGHGFTVTAAEAFNTAVVSFLEGA; the protein is encoded by the coding sequence ATGCAGAGCGGAACCGTCGACGGCCTTCACTACGAACTGCATGGCGGTCCTATAGCCGGCCGAGACGTCGTGCTCTTGTCGCCGGGCCTCGGCGGTTCAGGCGCCTTCTGGGCGCCGCAGATGCAAGCCCTGACCGCCCGCTGGCCGGTGCTGCTGTACGACCACCGGGGCACGGGCCGTAGCGTCCGCGAGCTGCCTTCCGGTCCCTACAGCGTCAGCGACATGGCCGAGGACATGGTCAAGGTCATGGACGCGCTCGGCCTCCAGAAGGCCCACGTGGTCGGTCACGCGGCGGGCGGCAACGCTGGCCTGGCCCTGGCGCAGGACCATCCCGATCGCGTCGACCGGCTGGTGGTGGTCAACGGCTGGTCGCGGCCCGATCCGCATATCAAGCGCTGCTTCGACACCCGCCTGGCCCTGCTGAACAACACCGGCATCGCCGCCTATGTGCACGCCCAGCCGCTGTTCCTGTATCCGGCCGACTGGCTGAGCGCCAACAACGCCCGGCTGGAGGCCGAGGAAGTGCATCACATCCACGGCTTCCCGGACCCGGACGTGATGCGCGCCCGCATCCAGGCCCTGCTCGACTTTGACATCGACGAGGCCCTGCCCTCGATCACGTGCCCGGTGCTGGTCAGCGCCAGCGCCGACGACATGCTGGTGCCCCTGGCCTGCTCGCGCCGCCTGGCCGAGCGCCTGCCCAACGCCACGCTCGACATCGCGCCCTGGGGCGGTCACGGCTTCACGGTAACGGCGGCGGAGGCGTTCAACACGGCGGTCGTCAGTTTCCTGGAGGGGGCGTGA
- the rutC gene encoding pyrimidine utilization protein C gives MPKTVIIPPGTGTPIAPFSPGTLADGIVYVSGTLAFDKDNNVAFPDDAEAQTRQVLETIKSVIETAGGTMDDVTMNHIFLTDWSNYQTINKVYAEYFPGDKPARYCIQCGLVKPGFVVEIASVAHIGKK, from the coding sequence ATGCCCAAGACCGTCATCATCCCGCCCGGCACGGGCACGCCCATCGCCCCGTTCTCGCCGGGCACGCTCGCCGACGGGATCGTCTACGTCTCCGGCACCCTGGCCTTCGACAAGGACAACAACGTCGCCTTTCCCGACGACGCCGAGGCCCAGACCCGGCAGGTTCTGGAGACCATCAAGTCCGTCATCGAGACCGCCGGCGGGACGATGGACGACGTGACCATGAACCACATCTTCCTGACCGACTGGTCCAACTACCAGACGATCAACAAGGTTTATGCCGAGTACTTCCCCGGCGACAAACCGGCCCGCTACTGCATCCAGTGCGGCCTGGTGAAGCCCGGCTTCGTGGTCGAGATCGCCTCCGTCGCCCACATCGGCAAGAAGTGA
- a CDS encoding oxygenase MpaB family protein: protein MADGGGRIAELVQGLYQPEGGPRVDFRQPAGEPALAAPESVSWRVFKNPVSLFVGGVAAVILELAEPRVRSGVWEHSSFRRDPLTRLKRTGLAAMVTVYGPRSAAQKMIAGVVRMHDKVAGDTPAGAAYRANDVALLDWVQATASYGFMEAYHAYARPLSDADRDRFYAEAAPAAALYGAVGAPASVAAWEAQLAAMLPTLERHEIVFEFLDLMRKTAILPAPLRGLQGALIRAAVAITPVAVREVVGLGRAWDLGPVERRLVKLAGAAADRLPVQGTPAVEACLRMGLAGDYLYRR from the coding sequence ATGGCGGATGGCGGCGGTCGCATCGCGGAGCTGGTCCAGGGGCTGTATCAACCCGAGGGCGGGCCGCGCGTCGACTTTCGCCAGCCGGCCGGCGAACCCGCCCTGGCCGCGCCGGAGTCGGTGTCCTGGCGGGTGTTCAAGAACCCGGTCTCGCTGTTCGTCGGCGGTGTGGCGGCGGTGATCCTGGAACTGGCCGAGCCGCGCGTGCGCAGCGGCGTGTGGGAGCATTCCAGCTTTCGCCGCGATCCGCTGACCCGCCTCAAGCGCACCGGCCTGGCGGCGATGGTCACGGTCTATGGTCCGCGCTCGGCCGCCCAGAAGATGATCGCCGGCGTGGTGCGCATGCACGACAAGGTCGCTGGCGACACCCCGGCGGGGGCGGCCTATCGGGCCAATGACGTGGCGCTGCTGGACTGGGTGCAGGCCACGGCCAGCTACGGGTTCATGGAGGCCTACCATGCCTATGCCCGACCGCTGAGCGACGCCGACCGCGACCGGTTCTATGCCGAGGCCGCGCCGGCGGCGGCGCTGTACGGCGCGGTGGGCGCGCCGGCTTCGGTCGCCGCGTGGGAGGCCCAGCTGGCCGCCATGCTGCCGACGCTGGAGCGGCACGAGATCGTCTTCGAGTTCCTGGACCTGATGCGAAAGACCGCGATCCTGCCGGCGCCGCTGCGCGGCCTGCAGGGCGCGCTGATCCGGGCGGCGGTGGCGATCACGCCCGTGGCGGTGCGTGAGGTCGTGGGGCTGGGCCGGGCGTGGGACCTGGGGCCGGTCGAGCGGCGGTTGGTCAAGCTGGCCGGCGCGGCGGCGGACCGGCTGCCGGTCCAGGGCACGCCGGCGGTGGAGGCGTGTCTGCGGATGGGGTTGGCGGGGGATTATCTGTATCGGCGGTGA